From the genome of Azospira restricta, one region includes:
- a CDS encoding polymorphic toxin-type HINT domain-containing protein — protein sequence MSGVVVAIQTALETIDYLRSDYRKLQDNEIEIQLDGLSSKLALLEHAFSSLGKELTAAQRHISQITCNPSPRIEGCFIAGTLVRTIEGPVSIEKIQPGHQVLTQADEGTNPAYRKVTRIVSSESKAIWVIKARTFDAYKPKEFQEPLIHNLYAAEFHPFWVEGIGWTAARYLKSGHRLRLADGGYATVETVWPVLRTPIPGVGWVSKDIAGAYDGLQRAHIVDFRDGCNLWHYHWLMDEHCGIPYCEGLAWGKDEGLFDSGEFSEIFYGDSPNFYAKTFNLELEGSQTYFAGELGVWVHNTNCAQG from the coding sequence ATGTCAGGTGTAGTGGTTGCCATTCAGACAGCTCTTGAGACCATTGATTATCTTCGGAGCGATTACAGGAAGCTTCAGGATAATGAAATCGAAATTCAGTTGGACGGATTGTCCAGCAAACTGGCATTACTAGAGCATGCATTCTCCAGCCTTGGCAAGGAACTGACAGCCGCACAAAGGCATATAAGCCAGATCACCTGCAATCCATCGCCTCGAATCGAAGGTTGTTTCATCGCCGGTACGCTGGTGCGAACCATAGAGGGCCCAGTTTCGATTGAGAAAATACAACCCGGCCATCAAGTCTTGACGCAGGCAGATGAAGGTACGAACCCCGCATACAGAAAGGTCACTAGGATTGTCTCTAGTGAAAGCAAAGCGATTTGGGTTATCAAGGCGCGAACGTTTGATGCATATAAACCCAAAGAATTTCAAGAGCCGCTCATCCATAACCTTTACGCAGCTGAATTCCATCCGTTTTGGGTGGAGGGAATCGGCTGGACTGCCGCACGATACCTAAAAAGTGGGCACCGGCTTAGGCTTGCTGATGGAGGATATGCAACTGTAGAGACCGTATGGCCGGTCCTCCGAACACCAATACCCGGCGTAGGCTGGGTATCGAAAGATATCGCGGGCGCTTACGATGGTCTGCAGCGAGCCCATATCGTTGATTTCAGAGACGGGTGCAATCTTTGGCACTACCACTGGCTGATGGATGAACACTGTGGCATACCCTATTGCGAAGGATTAGCCTGGGGCAAGGACGAAGGCCTGTTCGACAGCGGCGAATTTTCAGAAATCTTCTACGGCGATAGCCCAAATTTTTACGCAAAAACATTCAACCTAGAATTGGAAGGTTCTCAAACATATTTTGCTGGTGAATTGGGAGTGTGGGTACACAACACAAACTGTGCTCAAGGCTAG